One window of Gavia stellata isolate bGavSte3 chromosome Z, bGavSte3.hap2, whole genome shotgun sequence genomic DNA carries:
- the LOC104256123 gene encoding uncharacterized protein LOC104256123 — MTGSLLRGLRLRPARPLLLPLLASGGLWRQPRMAYSTKEDSTARPVGRYPVPNKKDMPYDIVDLMEEVEMKTGFLPNVFKAMSHRPAEFRAFFAYYNAIMNKDTGRLSKADKELIIVATSVVNRCPYCVVAHGALHRIYSKQPALADQVIVNWKLADLSDRDLAMLEFALAVCRADNITEEHFQKLERHGFDREDAWDIGMISAFFAMSNRIAHYIDLRPNKEFYTMGRTLSGGKEEEAEHA, encoded by the exons ATGACCGGCTCCCTGCTGCGCGGCCTGCGGCTGCGCCCCGCCCGTCCGCTC CTTCTGCCTCTCCTAGCGTCAGGGGGACTGTGGAGGCAGCCCCGGATGGCATACAGCACCAAGGAAGACAGCACTGCAAGACCTGTTGGGCGGTACCCAGTACCTAATAAGAAAGACATGCCGTATGACATCGTGGACCTAATGGAGGAAGTAGAAATGAAG ACTGGATTTCTGCCCAATGTGTTCAAAGCCATGTCTCACCGACCTGCTGAATTCAGAGCTTTTTTTGCTTATTACAACGCCATTATGAACAAAGACACAG GGCGACTCAGCAAGGCGGACAAAGAGCTCATAATTGTGGCTACAAGTGTTGTGAATAGATGTCCCTACTGTGTGGTTGCACATGGAGCACTTCATCGGATATATTCCAAGCAGCCAGCGCTGGCTGACCAG GTCATTGTGAACTGGAAACTGGCTGACTTGAGTGACCGGGACCTGGCAATGCTGGAGTTTGCTCTTGCAGTCTGTCGAGCTGATAACATCACTGAAGAGCATTTCCAGAAGCTGGAGAGGCATGGTTTTGACCGTGAAGACGCCTGGGACATAGGcatgatttctgctttttttgctaTGTCTAATCGCATAGCTCATTATATTGACCTGCGCCCAAACAAGGAATTCTACACCATGGGCAGGACCCTCagtggagggaaggaggaggaagctgaGCATGCCTGA
- the DCAF10 gene encoding DDB1- and CUL4-associated factor 10: protein MTGLYGSIQPADSVYLSTRTHGAVFNLEYSPDGSVLTVACEQTEVLLFDPISSKHIKTLSEAHEDCVNNIRFLDNRLFATCSDDTTIALWDLRKLNTKVCTLHGHTSWVKNIEYDTNTRLLVTSGFDGNVIIWDTNRCTEDGCPHKKFFHTRFLMRMRLTPDCSKMLISTSSGYLLILHDLDLNKSLEVGSYPILRARRTTSSSDVTSSGSSGPRAVGSPCHQNDSGPLSEKHMSRSSQREGGSPRNSLEVLTPEVPGERDRGNCITSLQLHPKGWATLLRCSSNTDDQEWTCVYEFQEGAPVRPVSPRCSLRLTHCIEEANVGRGYIKELCFSPDGRMISSPHGFGIRLLGFDAHCSELVDCLPKEASPLKEIRSLYSHNDVVLTTKFSPTHCQIASGCLSGRVSLYQPKF, encoded by the exons ATGACCGGGTTGTACGGCTCCATCCAGCCCGCCGACTCCGTGTACCTCAGCACCCGCACGCACGGCGCCGTCTTCAACCTCGAGTACTCGCCCGACGG GTCAGTGTTGACTGTTGCTTGTGAGCAAACTGAAGTCCTGCTTTTTGACCCAATATCTTCAAAGCACATCAAAACTCTCTCTGAAGCTCATGAAGACTGTGTAAATAATATCAG GTTTCTAGATAATCGACTGTTTGCGACTTGTTCTGATGACACTACAATAGCACTTTGGGATTTGAGAAAGCTGAACACAAAAGTGTGCACTTTACATGGTCACACCAGTTGGGTTAAGAACATTGAGTACGATACCAATACGAGATTACTAGTAACGTCAGGGTTTGATGGAAATGTGATCATCTGGGACACAAACAG GTGCACAGAAGATGGATGTCCCCACAAGAAGTTTTTTCACACCCGTTTTCTTATGCGAATGAGGCTGACGCCAGACTGTTCCAAAATGTTGATCTCAACCTCCTCTGGATATCTTCTGATTTTGCATGACCTTGACTTAAACAAATCTTTAGAGGTTGGCAGCTACCCAATTTTAAGAGCTAGGAGGACTACATCAAGTTCAG ATGTAACATCATCAGGTTCGTCCGGTCCTCGAGCTGTTGGTTCACCTTGTCACCAGAATGATTCAGGTCCACTGTCTGAGAAACACATGTCACGGTCCTCCCAGCGAGAAg GTGGATCACCTAGAAATAGTCTGGAGGTATTAACaccagaggttcctggagaaAGAGATCGAGGCAATTGCATTACATCACTACAGCTACATCCAAAAGGGTGGGCTACGCTTCTTCGGTGCTCAAGTAATACAGATGACCAGGAg TGGACTTGTGTCTATGAATTCCAGGAAGGAGCCCCTGTGCGCCCTGTCTCACCTCGTTGTTCCCTGCGATTGACTCATTGCATTGAAGAAGCCAATGTGGGCCGGGGTTACATCAAAGAACTTTGTTTCAGTCCCGATGGCCGGATGATTTCATCCCCACATGGCTTTGGGATCCGCTTGTTGGGGTTTGATGCACACTGCAGTGAACTTGTCGACTGTTTGCCCAAAGAAGCCAGTCCCCTGAAAGAAATCCGTTCCCTCTACTCTCACAACGATGTGGTACTGACAACCAAGTTTTCTCCAACACACTGTCAGATTGCCTCGGGGTGCCTTAGTGGACGTGTTTCTCTGTATCAGCCAAAGTTCTAG